From a region of the Dictyostelium discoideum AX4 chromosome 2 chromosome, whole genome shotgun sequence genome:
- the rlp24 gene encoding ribosomal protein L24-like protein, giving the protein MRIEKCYFCSGPVYPGHGVMFVRNDCKQFRFCRSKCHKNFKLKRNPRKTRWTKAFRKLNGKEMTVDKTLEFEKKRNRPVKYDRELINNTIIAMARVQKIKERREKTFYKNRMEGVKGMQKKQKLKEINQNLSLIRGPSALNKLQERIKNNAEKIEQLTTTKMQS; this is encoded by the exons ATGAGAATCGAAAAGTGTTATTTCTGTAGTGGACCAGTATATCCAGGTCATGGTGTTATGTTTGTTAGAAATGATTGTAAA caATTCCGTTTCTGTAGATCAAAATGTcataaaaactttaaattaaaacGTAATCCAAGAAAGACTAGATGGACTAAAGCATTTAGAAAGTTAAATGGAAAGGAAATGACTGTTGATAAGACATTagaatttgaaaagaaaCGTAATAGACCAGTTAAATATGATAGAGAATTAATCAATAATACCATTATTGCAATGGCAAGAgtacaaaaaattaaagaacgTAGAGAGAAAACTTTCTACAAGAACAGAATGGAGGGTGTTAAAGGAATgcaaaagaaacaaaaactTAAGGAAATCAATCAAAATCTTTCTCTCATTAGAGGTCCATCCGCTTTGAATAAATTACAAGagagaattaaaaataatgctGAAAAAATTGAACAATTAACTACAACTAAAATGCAatcataa
- a CDS encoding AB-hydrolase associated lipase region containing protein: MLFGLRFWVAKKITSIFDTTLISANVTFKTFFEELWQLTVQLANIVIVAVLGLFYKQGYQSYWEQKNRIKKKSSKKQTRRKPSPFLHLLNEQNEIDGNNNSNNNNNTTSTTTNSSSGASSPTLSPNLSSSTSSYRRSASPLLKYNSLNTSLKKSPSLEQTQKYNCSHGSHTTTTTSATTTTKKSNKKFKKVNSFTRQDLVHQHEQITTGLLEDIRTNLLLFFDASFGWLRSTISSILAKISGFSIRSLFYFIFSFPFYLPYYICMYNNNNNNNNNNNNNNNNNNNNNNNNNNNNNNNNIKFYIISTPIILFNKVREFIESIGEVKKLSNKIISGQELDIRTVKEIIEQSGYPYEKIHVTTDDGYILELERIPNKKSTNVLYLQHGIFDNSFAWIATGPAQSLAFAAYDQGYDVFLGNLRGNGDRLHQNSKISSKDYWNFSMNEHAFLDIPTFIQNIRKIKSKELFGLNNINTKVNLLNPINSSSVNNNNNEDHHHHHRHPVDNINISAIAHSMGAAVLLMYIVRCRMLNKPHYISKAIVLSPAGYHKKAPKIVDILAPLINIWLYLYPIHVFRFPNESIKVMIAKIYHDAMSNLPTKNLLVYLVSRYLLGGDTRNHPLTTIHNLAYNTFNGTSVLIYRHFWQIRRSKKFEAYDYGPKKNLEFYGTNEPLNFLNHYNLIDIPIHFVMGLKDNLIDPVNIIKHYVTLKRYHPELAFLKASKNGHIEFTLGLDDQIRSYCLNVLEITPSTSTLIIPSSSSSSSSSLNQQPSSSSSSSSSSTNHIHSLSSTKLSGSVSNKLNVTSSNLDKFQSKFH; this comes from the exons ATGCTTTTTGGACTAAGATTTTGGGTTGCCAAAAAAATAACTTCTATTTTCGACACAACTCTAATATCAGCAAATGTTACTTTTAAAACCTTTTTCGAAGAAT tatGGCAATTAACAGTACAACTAGCTAATATTGTTATAGTAGCAGTATTAGgattattttataaacaaGGATATCAATCCTATTGGGAACAAAAGAAtagaataaagaaaaaatcaTCTAAAAAACAAACTAGAAGAAAACCTTCACCTTttcttcatttattaaatgaacaaaatgaaatcgatgggaataataatagtaataataataacaacaccaCAAGTACGACAACAAATTCAAGTTCAGGCGCATCAAGCCCAACATTAAGTCCAAACCTATcgtcatcaacatcatcctACAGAAGAAGTGCATCACCATTACttaaatataattcattaaatacatcattaaaaaaatcaccatcattagAACAAACtcaaaaatataattgtaGTCATGGTAGTcatactactaccactactagtgccactaccactactaaaaaatcaaataagaAATTTAAGAAAGTAAATAGTTTTACACGTCAAGATTTAGTACACCAACATGAACAAATTACAACAGGTTTATTAGAAGATATTAGAACTAatctattactatttttcgATGCGTCATTTGGTTGGTTAAGATCAACAATATCTTCAATTTTAGCTAAAATTAGTGGATTCAGTATACgttcattattttatttcattttttcatttccattttatttaccatattatatttgtatgtataataataataataataataataataataataataataataataataataataataataataataataataataataataataataataataataatattaaat tttatataatttcaacaccaattattttatttaataaagttaGAGAATTTATAGAGAGTATTGGTGAAGTTaagaaattatcaaataagaTTATATCTGGACAAGAGTTGGATATTAGAACAGTGAAAGAGATAATTGAACAAAGTGGATACCCTTATGAAAAGATACATGTTACAACTGATGATGGATATATACTGGAATTGGAGAGAATACCAAATAAGAAATCAACCAACGTTTTGTATTTACAACATGGTATTTTCGATAACAGTTTTGCATGGATTGCAACTGGTCCTGCTCAATCATTAGCATTTGCAGCCTATGATCAAGGTTACGATGTTTTCTTGGGCAATCTACGTGGTAATGGTGATAGGTTACATCAAAATAGTAAAATCTCCTCTAAAGACTATTGGAATTTCTCAATGAATGAACATGCTTTCTTAGATATACCAActtttattcaaaatattcgtaaaattaaatcaaaagaattatttggtttaaataatataaatacaaaagtcaatttattaaatccaaTCAATTCTTCAAGtgtaaataacaataataatgaggatcatcatcatcatcatcgtcatccagttgataatataaatattagtGCTATTGCACATAGTATGGGAGCAGCAGTATTGTTGATGTATATTGTTAGATGTAGGATGTTGAACAAGCCACATTATATTTCAAAAGCTATTGTATTATCACCAGCTGGATATCATAAGAAAGCACCTAAAATCGTTGATATTTTAGCacctttaattaatatttggttATACCTTTATCCAATTCATGTTTTTAGATTCCCAAATG aatcaattaaagttaTGATAGCAAAGATTTATCATGATGCAATGAGTAATTTACCAACAAAGAATTTATTAGTTTATTTAGTATCAAGATATTTATTAGGTGGTGATACTAGAAATCATCCATTAACTACAATTCATAATTTAGCATATAATACATTCAATGGTACAtcagttttaatttatagaCATTTTTGGCAAATTAGAAGATCAAAGAAATTCGAAGCATATGATTATGGtccaaaaaagaatttagaaTTTTATGGTACAAATGAAcctttaaactttttaaatcattataattt aatTGATATACCAATTCATTTTGTGATGGgattaaaagataatttaattgatccagttaatattattaaacatTATGTAACATTGAAAAGATATCATCCTGAACTTGCATTTTTAAAAGCAAGTAAGAATGGTCATATAGAGTTTACTTTAGGTTTGGATGACCAAATTAGATCTTATTGTTTAAATGTATTAGAGATTACACCTTCAACTTCAACACTAATaataccatcatcatcatcttcttcttcctcctctttaaatcaacaaccatcatcatcatcatcatcctcctCATCCTCCACTAATCATATTCATTCTTTATCATCTACAAAATTAAGTGGAAGTGtctcaaataaattaaatgtgacatcttcaaatttagataaatttcaatcaaaatttcattaa
- a CDS encoding EGF-like domain-containing protein has product MKYNLPILIILLISFISFVNSVDLVSEEVPYLYSIIQKVNDTKLNIPNIETIICSGVFFGSRCNSNGNLESLTLRSTTNEILSWSDFNGFTKLYYLYMAEVSVDQNFAYFPIPSIGYLSIHNKLYFEFDKVLPKYDNVYINFQGEGINSHMNIKASYLKDVTSFTVLGAICDIEIDGDQSGNKLSSLFFNTKNIPDVSSLSFLRTLSFNLGNDFNQSSLVNILSFSKLTYIGMGFSNSNPLNFPTEFSNIINPMWGTIYFTQGNWGPPADYIDLSNSNQTLVSFSLKNAGKKFNINGNFPFSKLPTGTCSNFIVENGNFSTLPDLSIFQRAQQFSLSNSEIGGNLPSVKDTLQKSAFTQTATLSNNKLTGSIDESWCSISLDVSNNLLSGSLPDCYYCYLQDPTYQRRLVGNNFSNYNLTSTCNDGQINVYKFLNLSSTRVTLIGKNIGTNLDNIVTYPEIKFSSNNLNDSFSGYFSVASNQYDIIQIRFLIPGINFTVSIAGNAPQIDTIIQNNATFEITGQYYSYDKSVVNVKIGNNDCIVKSTTFYKIICDINYPIVDYGNKSFTVMVEDKSTTTYFNLIHTPVPCKNPTCNSNGICNDHMGVCACFKEWTSEDCLIPIHNVTNSTKVPVESGGAIKLYGWFGDIHLGISVSFNGVSSLIDSINSNTIYAQIGKGFGFVKTEVTQNGITWSGLINPYLQPENGYCNETTKQCTCNNKWTSLDNEICTIPYHYVSSSSKVPSTSGGNISISGFFGDVHKYFQFSFDNEIIPINSIDNETIVISIPPGVGLKNIEIIQNNITWSGSIYPYSESTINCLNNCSGNGNCNSNGECKCNSGFIGLDCLTKDVGESKPPTETKVNPDGTTTIINEDTVYLIYIDSIAEIDLNNNQVPNSLINLKSGWKITNTTNNLTGSGSLISTFSQIVNNATIIMTIENIESNNGKEFTFAGNQFTVSKDGFKLSLSVSNWNYKSNLNTLQIQMSSDISTTEGKINNCIDSEHTNVETSPNSNNLQNVNYLKISKNGKTLYGRFQDKMLSDGRPTTTITKIISKDDKKVLISLDMPHCNQCLLDPDFSVIINSDFKSSDSCGKENKKPWLIPVAVTVPVVGCALIIAAFMLRKKIHSNKILLNKFGGK; this is encoded by the exons atgaaatacaatttaccaatattaattatCCTTTTGATTTCATTTATATCTTTTGTAAACTCTGTTGATCTTGTTTCTGAAGAGg taccATATCTTTATAGTATTATTCAAAAAGTTAATGACACAAAACTTAATATACCAAACATTGAAACAATAATATGTAGTGGGGTATTTTTTGGTTCAAGGTGTAATTCCAACGGAAATTTAGAATCTTT gaCATTGAGATCCAcaacaaatgaaattttaagtTGGAGTGATTTTAATGGGTTCACTAAACTTTACTATTTATATATGGCAGAAGTTTCGGTAGATCAAAATTTTGCATACTTTCCAATTCCCTCAATAGGCTATTTATCAATTCACAATAAACTATactttgaatttgataaagtcCTTCCAAAATATGATAAtgtttatattaattttcaagGAGAAGGAATTAATAGTCACATGAATATTAAAGCATCTTATTTGAAAGATGTAACAAGTTt caCTGTTTTGGGAGCAATATGtgatattgaaattgatggtGATCAAAGTGGTAATAAACtctcatcattattttttaatactaaAAATATACCTGATGTATCATCACTTTCTTTTCTAAGGACTTTAAGCTTCAATTTAggaaatgattttaatcaaTCTTCATTAGTGAACATTCTATCTTTTAGTAAATTAACTTACATAGGAATGggtttttcaaattcaaatcctTTAAATTTCCCAACTGAAttttctaatattattaatccAATGTGGGGTACTat ATATTTTACACAAGGAAATTGGGGTCCACCAGCTGattatattgatttatcaaatagtAATCAAACACttgtttcattttctttaaaaaatgctggtaaaaaattcaatattaatggtaatttcccattttcaaaattaccaACAGGTACATGTAGTAACTTTATAGTTGAAAATGGAAACTTTTCAACATTACCAGATCTATCAATTTTTCAAAGAGCCCaacaattttcattatcaaattctgAAATTGGTGGTAATCTTCCATCTGTAAAAGATACATTACAAAAATCAGCATTCACTCAAACTGCTACTTTAAGTAATAACAAACTAACTGGTAGTATCGATGAATCATGGTGTTCAATTAGTTTAGatgtttcaaataatttattatcaggATCTTTACCAGATtgctattattgttatttacaAGATCCAACATATCAAAGAAGATTagttggtaataatttttcaaattataatttaactTCAACTTGTAATGATG gtcaaataaatgtttataaatttttaaatttatcatcaacaCGAGTTACAttaattggaaaaaataTTGGAACAAATTTAGATAATATTGTAACATATcctgaaattaaatttagttcaaataatttaaatgatagtTTTTCAGGATATTTTAGTGTTGCTAGTAATCAATATGATATTATTCAAATTAGATTTTTAATACCAGGAATTAATTTCACAGTTTCAATCGCAGGTAATGCACCACAAATCGATACGATCATTCAAAATAATGCAACATTTGAAATCACTGGTCAATATTATTCTTATGATAAATCAGTTGTAAATGTTAAGATCGGTAATAATGATTGTATTGTTAAATCAACTACAttctataaaataatttgtgaTATTAATTATCCAATTGTTGACTAtggtaataaatcatttacaGTTATGGTTGAAGATAAAAGTACAACAACCTActttaatttaattcataCTCCTGTTCCATGTAAAAATCCAACTTGTAATTCAAATGGAATTTGTAATGATCATATGGGTGTTTGTGCATGTTTTAAAGAATGGACTAGTGAGGATTGTTTAATCCCAATTCATAATGTAACAAACTCAACCAAAGTTCCAGTCGAATCTGGTGGTGCAATCAAATTATATGGTTGGTTTGGTGATATTCATTTGGGTATTTCTGTTTCCTTTAATGGTGTTAGCTCCCTTatagattcaattaattcaaatacaaTCTATGCTCAAATTGGTAAAGGATTCGGTTTTGTAAAAACTGAAGTAACCCAAAATGGTATAACATGGTCCGGTTTAATTAATCCATACCTTCAACCTGAAAATGGATATTGTAATGAAACTACTAAACAATGTacatgtaataataaatggaCAAGCTTAGACAATGAAATTTGTACAATTCCATATCATTATGTATCGTCATCAAGTAAGGTACCATCCACTTCTGGTGGTAACATTTCAATATCAGGTTTTTTCGGTGATGTTCATAAATATTTccaattttcatttgataatgaaataataccaataaactcaattgataatgaaacaATAGTTATTTCAATCCCACCAGGTGTTGGTTTAAAGAATATTGAAatcattcaaaataatattacatgGTCTGGTTCAATTTATCCATATTCAGAATCAActattaattgtttaaataattgtagtggtaatggtaattgtAATTCAAATGGTGAATGTAAATGTAATTCTGGTTTCATTGGTCTTGATTGTTTAACAAAGGATGTTGGTGAATCAAAACCACCAACTGAAACAAAGGTAAATCCCGACGGCACAACTACCATTATAAATGAAGATActgtatatttaatttatattgattcaattgctgaaattgatttaaataataatcaagtaCCAAACTCTTTAATCAATCTTAAAAGTGGTTGGAAAATTACAAATACTACAAATAACCTAACTGGTTCAggttctttaatttcaacattttcTCAAATTGTTAATAATGCAACCATTATAAtgacaattgaaaatattgaaagtAACAATGGTAAAGAATTTACATTTGCAGGTAATCAATTCACAGTTAGTAAAGATGGTTTTAAACTTTCATTATCAGTTTCAAATTGGAATTATAAAAGTAATCTAAACACTTTACAAATCCAAATGTCATCTGATATTTCAACTACTGAaggtaaaattaataattgtataGATAGTGAACATACAAATGTAGAAACATCaccaaatagtaataatttacaaaatgtTAATTATCttaaaattagtaaaaatggtaaaacaCTTTATGGTAGATTCCAAGATAAAATGTTATCAGATGGTagaccaacaacaacaatcactaaaataatttcaaaagatgataaaaaagttttaatttcactTGATATGCCTCATTGTAATCAATGTTTATTAGATCCag atttttcagttattattaattcagATTTTAAGTCATCAGATTCATGTGgcaaagaaaataaaaaaccttGGTTAATTCCAGTTGCTGTCACTGTACCTGTTGTTGGTTGTGCTTTAATAATTGCAGCATTCATGTTAAGAAAAAAGATTCATAGCAATAAAATACTTCTTAATAAATTTGGTGGTAAATAA